The following coding sequences are from one Salinicoccus sp. Bachu38 window:
- a CDS encoding alpha-D-ribose 1-methylphosphonate 5-phosphate C-P-lyase PhnJ has translation MKQNYAFLDENSKKEIRRKTLKAIAIPGYQVPFASRELPIARGWGTGGLQLTLSLVGQSDVLKVIDQGADESVNAVNIRKLIQDTTCVPDTIHTSEATLIQSRHRVPEVPLEPYQILVLQVPLPEPLRPVEPSERITKQLHADREYSGAWLRLFEQIMKYGSITDDADYPVLVNGRYVMAPSPIPRFDNPKLDDNDGLILLGAGREKKIYAIPPYTKVSSLAFDDHPFEVESFDDVSCRESGLTGVYMDELVDDETGETYYVTNDTSYMLEQLNKAGSVR, from the coding sequence ATGAAACAGAACTATGCCTTTCTCGATGAGAACTCCAAGAAGGAGATCAGACGCAAAACATTGAAGGCCATCGCAATCCCCGGCTACCAGGTCCCGTTCGCTTCGAGGGAACTGCCGATTGCACGGGGCTGGGGGACCGGCGGACTGCAGCTGACCCTCTCCCTTGTCGGACAAAGCGATGTGCTGAAGGTGATCGACCAGGGCGCCGACGAATCGGTCAATGCCGTCAACATCAGGAAGCTGATCCAGGATACGACATGTGTGCCGGATACCATTCATACGAGTGAGGCGACACTCATCCAGTCGCGCCACCGTGTGCCGGAAGTGCCGCTCGAACCCTACCAGATACTCGTGCTCCAGGTGCCGCTGCCGGAACCGCTCCGGCCGGTCGAACCGAGCGAGCGCATCACCAAGCAGCTCCATGCGGACAGGGAGTACAGCGGCGCCTGGCTCAGGCTGTTCGAGCAGATCATGAAGTACGGCTCGATTACGGATGATGCGGACTATCCCGTCCTCGTCAACGGCCGCTATGTCATGGCACCGAGTCCGATTCCACGGTTCGATAATCCGAAGCTCGATGACAATGACGGACTCATCCTGCTCGGGGCCGGACGCGAGAAGAAGATATATGCCATCCCGCCATACACGAAGGTGAGCTCGCTCGCATTCGACGATCATCCATTCGAAGTTGAATCCTTCGATGACGTATCCTGCCGGGAGTCCGGACTCACAGGTGTCTACATGGACGAGCTGGTCGACGACGAGACGGGGGAAACGTATTACGTGACGAACGATACAAGCTATATGCTTGAACAACTCAACAAGGCAGGTTCTGTGCGATGA
- a CDS encoding phosphonate C-P lyase system protein PhnG, with translation MMMNKKRWTSLFIKYGKEEATDFLDTYRNAVPFQIISEPAEGLTMIKVREHAENSLFYIGEMLVTETKIRQEQTVGLGVVKGSDRNLSMAVAFIDLCFSLDVLADELEQILESLEMKEAAYIKERTQKILKTKVDFDMMAE, from the coding sequence ATGATGATGAATAAAAAACGCTGGACATCTCTATTTATAAAATACGGCAAGGAGGAGGCCACCGATTTCCTGGATACATACCGGAATGCAGTGCCTTTTCAGATCATCTCGGAACCGGCTGAAGGGCTGACGATGATCAAGGTCAGGGAGCATGCGGAGAACAGTCTTTTCTATATCGGGGAAATGCTGGTGACGGAAACGAAGATCAGACAGGAGCAGACGGTCGGGCTTGGCGTGGTGAAGGGCTCCGACAGGAATCTCAGCATGGCAGTCGCCTTCATCGATCTGTGCTTCAGTCTGGATGTGCTCGCGGATGAACTGGAACAGATTCTGGAATCGCTGGAAATGAAAGAAGCGGCATATATCAAGGAACGGACGCAGAAGATACTTAAAACCAAAGTGGATTTCGACATGATGGCAGAATAG
- the phnH gene encoding phosphonate C-P lyase system protein PhnH, whose translation MTTLVHETQRHYRELVDLFSRPGEVRRSKFDTPNFTSYSDAVLATVLTLFDNEIFFNTADRKDADEFLTLTGGQHTKDFGKSDFIVVKAEELNAGLMEGARIGTLASPEKSTTFIIEVASIGEGHAYILQGPGIKTANTLEMTLDPEWIVWRNTLCSEFPLGVDLVIIDRTDRMAVIPRTTTVEVM comes from the coding sequence ATGACAACACTGGTACATGAGACACAGAGACACTACCGGGAACTCGTGGATCTCTTCAGCCGGCCGGGGGAGGTCAGGCGTTCGAAGTTCGATACACCGAACTTCACTTCATACTCGGATGCAGTGCTGGCGACGGTGCTGACACTGTTCGACAATGAGATATTCTTCAATACGGCAGATCGCAAGGATGCGGATGAGTTTCTGACACTGACGGGCGGCCAGCATACAAAAGATTTTGGAAAGAGCGACTTCATCGTCGTGAAGGCCGAAGAACTGAATGCAGGACTGATGGAAGGGGCAAGGATCGGCACTTTGGCCTCTCCTGAAAAGTCGACGACATTCATCATCGAAGTGGCATCCATCGGGGAAGGGCACGCGTACATACTCCAGGGTCCCGGCATAAAGACGGCGAACACGCTTGAGATGACGCTTGACCCGGAATGGATCGTGTGGCGCAACACGCTGTGCAGTGAATTCCCCCTCGGGGTCGATCTGGTCATCATCGACCGGACGGACCGGATGGCGGTCATACCAAGAACAACGACAGTGGAGGTGATGTAG
- a CDS encoding carbon-phosphorus lyase complex subunit PhnI, producing MGYVAVKGGTKAIEASVEMYRNKSQHDEELDVGVVRTHMNQLINQVMSEASLYDRDLAALAVRQAEGNMEEAVFLLRAHRSTLPRLHYSTVTNTRDMFVERRVSASFKDIPGGQILGASPDFTHRLLDDSDVYDSGALHEETDVSAYGYRLDDLPKVVDYLEQEGLFEKYPEDDREPDDITKRSIEFPSSRSERLQSLTRGQTGAVTSLGYAEIRGYGYSSHPNIGEVRVGQQPVHIDPFDDGDAYYVGDVELTEVEAFMPADGAEEESEGGQEKTFRIGYGLTFGQNETKAIAMSVLDYSLSHPIEGVATCDDEFVLLHVDSVESTGFISHLKLPHYVTFQSVLDRVRQTKGEKSE from the coding sequence ATGGGCTACGTTGCAGTGAAGGGCGGTACGAAGGCCATCGAGGCATCGGTTGAAATGTATCGGAATAAATCGCAGCACGACGAGGAGCTGGATGTCGGCGTGGTCAGGACGCACATGAATCAGCTGATCAACCAGGTCATGTCGGAAGCGAGCCTTTACGACCGCGATCTTGCGGCACTGGCAGTCAGGCAGGCCGAAGGGAATATGGAGGAGGCGGTGTTCCTTCTCCGTGCCCATCGGTCGACGCTGCCGAGGCTCCATTATTCCACGGTGACGAACACACGCGACATGTTCGTCGAACGCCGTGTGTCGGCAAGCTTCAAGGATATCCCGGGTGGACAGATCCTCGGTGCATCCCCGGACTTCACCCATCGTCTGCTGGATGATTCGGATGTATATGACAGTGGAGCGCTCCACGAGGAGACCGATGTTTCTGCATACGGCTATCGTCTCGATGACCTGCCGAAGGTGGTCGACTACCTCGAGCAGGAGGGGCTGTTCGAAAAATACCCGGAAGATGACAGGGAACCGGATGACATCACGAAGCGAAGCATCGAATTCCCGAGTTCGAGAAGCGAGCGGCTCCAGTCGCTGACACGCGGACAGACGGGAGCAGTGACTTCACTCGGATATGCAGAAATCAGGGGATATGGCTATTCCTCCCATCCGAACATCGGCGAAGTGCGGGTCGGCCAGCAGCCGGTCCACATCGATCCATTCGATGATGGGGATGCATACTATGTCGGTGACGTAGAACTGACGGAAGTGGAGGCATTCATGCCAGCGGACGGTGCAGAGGAAGAATCAGAAGGCGGCCAGGAGAAGACATTCAGAATCGGCTACGGCCTCACATTCGGTCAGAATGAAACGAAGGCCATAGCGATGAGTGTGCTCGACTACAGTCTGAGCCACCCGATCGAAGGGGTGGCGACATGCGATGACGAGTTCGTCCTCCTCCATGTGGATTCCGTGGAATCGACCGGATTCATCTCGCACTTGAAGCTGCCGCACTATGTCACCTTCCAATCCGTACTGGACCGGGTGAGACAGACGAAAGGAGAGAAATCGGAATGA